Proteins encoded in a region of the Acidimicrobiia bacterium genome:
- the panB gene encoding 3-methyl-2-oxobutanoate hydroxymethyltransferase, translating to MRAEGKGGGDSGPSGRPIVMVTAYDAVSARVAEAAGVDIVLVGDSLGMVVLGYDTTLAVTVDDIVRHTGAVTRSLRTPLVVADMPYLSFHVSPEETVKNAGRMIVEGGAAAVKIEGGSKRIRTIEALLDAEIPVMGHIGLTPQSVHSFGGFKVQGKAADAAYRLIEDAKALEAAGVFSIVLECVPRELARIITNEVSVPTIGIGAGPHCDGQVLVFHDIVGMSSQRRPRFVRSFGDLETLAVEAVSNYASAVIEGRFPSDEESYDLSEDVAQALKARYGWE from the coding sequence ATGCGGGCCGAAGGGAAAGGCGGCGGCGACAGTGGTCCATCGGGGCGACCAATCGTAATGGTGACGGCGTACGATGCCGTCTCTGCCAGAGTTGCCGAGGCTGCTGGCGTTGATATCGTGCTTGTAGGCGACTCGTTGGGAATGGTGGTGCTCGGATACGACACCACTCTCGCGGTCACGGTGGACGATATCGTACGCCACACTGGCGCCGTGACCCGTTCCTTGCGCACCCCCCTCGTAGTGGCCGACATGCCCTATCTCAGTTTCCACGTATCTCCCGAAGAAACGGTTAAGAACGCGGGTCGGATGATAGTAGAGGGCGGTGCCGCAGCAGTAAAGATCGAGGGAGGATCGAAGCGAATTCGAACTATCGAGGCTTTACTCGATGCAGAAATTCCTGTTATGGGCCACATCGGCCTCACTCCCCAATCGGTGCACAGTTTCGGGGGGTTTAAGGTGCAGGGCAAGGCTGCCGACGCGGCATATCGACTGATCGAAGATGCAAAAGCCTTGGAAGCAGCTGGCGTATTTTCGATTGTCCTGGAGTGTGTACCTAGGGAGCTAGCCCGCATTATCACAAACGAGGTGTCAGTGCCGACAATCGGGATAGGTGCCGGCCCCCACTGCGACGGTCAGGTGTTAGTCTTCCACGACATTGTGGGCATGAGCTCGCAACGCCGCCCGAGGTTCGTTAGGTCGTTCGGGGATCTGGAGACCCTTGCCGTAGAAGCAGTTTCAAATTACGCATCAGCTGTTATCGAGGGCCGGTTTCCGTCGGATGAAGAGTCGTATGATCTGTCCGAAGATGTTGCTCAAGCACTAAAAGCCCGTTATGGCTGGGAGTAG